One part of the Bacteroidia bacterium genome encodes these proteins:
- a CDS encoding response regulator transcription factor, with amino-acid sequence MKIALVDDHALYRKGIAALLEDIADANLIFEAENGQDLLDKLQHQQAELILLDLEMPILDGIATLPKIKSSYPDCKVAIISLHADEGLLFQLKELGANGFIQKDADYEVWEEAIERLRTEGTYF; translated from the coding sequence ATGAAAATAGCTCTCGTTGACGACCACGCCCTCTACCGCAAAGGAATCGCTGCTTTATTGGAAGACATCGCAGATGCAAATCTCATCTTCGAAGCAGAAAACGGACAAGACTTATTGGACAAACTTCAACACCAGCAAGCCGAACTCATCCTTCTCGATCTGGAAATGCCCATCCTGGACGGCATCGCAACTTTACCTAAAATCAAAAGCAGCTATCCCGATTGCAAAGTCGCCATCATCTCCCTACATGCCGATGAAGGTCTTCTCTTCCAGCTCAAAGAGTTAGGCGCTAATGGCTTTATTCAAAAAGATGCGGATTATGAGGTCTGGGAAGAGGCGATTGAACGTTTGCGCACTGAAGGGACTTATTTTTGA
- a CDS encoding sensor histidine kinase has translation MQGTEALPQIFLVSTLIMLTLVGFIIFFVLVYQRRLMRQRFDMLEKEAEHQQKLLSATIETQEIERQRIARDLHDEIGAMLSAVKMNLSLASRKTEEPKKLSPLLDETSDMLKDSIQQVRHISHALLPPLLDKFGLVAALKSMVAKAQQEEGPQLLFKIKGEEVRLEAQKELGLYRVALEFINNAIKHAEARQIRLHLQYEEDKISLEIKDDGKGFDLEGKKKEAKGLGLRNIESRIKAIGGDYDFQSAPGQGTQLSIELTHENSSR, from the coding sequence ATGCAAGGAACAGAAGCCCTTCCCCAAATCTTCCTTGTCAGCACCCTGATCATGCTGACTTTGGTAGGATTCATCATCTTCTTTGTGCTGGTGTACCAAAGGAGGCTGATGCGGCAGCGTTTTGATATGCTGGAAAAGGAAGCTGAGCACCAACAGAAGCTTCTTTCGGCTACCATAGAAACCCAGGAAATCGAACGCCAGCGCATTGCCCGCGATCTTCACGATGAGATCGGGGCCATGCTCTCTGCTGTCAAGATGAACCTCAGTCTGGCCAGCCGTAAGACCGAAGAACCCAAAAAACTCAGCCCTTTACTGGATGAAACCAGTGATATGCTCAAGGACAGCATCCAGCAAGTCAGGCATATTTCTCATGCCTTACTCCCGCCCCTTTTGGATAAATTTGGCCTGGTAGCAGCCCTGAAAAGCATGGTCGCCAAAGCCCAACAGGAAGAAGGCCCTCAATTGCTCTTCAAGATCAAAGGAGAAGAAGTTCGCCTGGAAGCTCAAAAGGAATTAGGGCTCTATCGAGTCGCCCTGGAGTTCATCAACAATGCGATCAAACATGCCGAGGCCCGACAAATCCGCCTGCATCTGCAATACGAGGAAGACAAAATCAGCCTCGAAATTAAAGATGATGGCAAAGGCTTCGACCTGGAAGGCAAAAAGAAAGAAGCCAAAGGACTCGGCCTCCGAAATATCGAAAGTCGCATCAAAGCTATTGGGGGAGACTATGACTTTCAAAGTGCTCCCGGACAAGGCACCCAACTTTCAATAGAACTCACTCATGAAAATAGCTCTCGTTGA
- a CDS encoding SDR family NAD(P)-dependent oxidoreductase, translating into MKTKGHKIIITGATRGIGRSLMARFHSLGNQIVAVARNKELLHKLEAEFEDISCIACDLSKPEEVEALIKNLQENHSDSNILINNAGIQVGFTNGERFSDKPERLSEIADEIQVNFSTPITLSQQLIPLLLQNPDPVLVNVSSALAFVPKKSAPVYCATKAGLHNFTKALRYQYEDTALKIFEIIPPLIKTDMTKGRWGDAPTPDDLSNQFFKAFEKDQYEVNIGVAGKLRLLHRIFPKRAENKLKHS; encoded by the coding sequence ATGAAAACAAAAGGACATAAAATCATCATAACAGGCGCCACTCGCGGCATAGGCCGCTCCCTCATGGCCCGCTTCCACAGCCTCGGAAATCAAATCGTAGCTGTAGCCCGAAACAAAGAACTCCTGCATAAGCTAGAAGCAGAATTCGAAGACATCAGCTGCATTGCCTGCGATTTATCAAAACCAGAAGAAGTTGAAGCGCTCATCAAAAACCTTCAAGAAAATCACAGCGACAGCAACATCCTTATCAACAATGCCGGCATACAAGTCGGCTTCACCAATGGCGAACGCTTTTCCGATAAACCCGAAAGGCTTTCCGAAATCGCCGATGAGATCCAAGTCAACTTCTCCACCCCCATTACTTTGTCCCAACAACTCATTCCCCTTCTTCTTCAAAATCCCGATCCCGTACTGGTCAATGTAAGTTCAGCCCTGGCCTTTGTTCCCAAGAAATCAGCTCCTGTTTACTGCGCTACAAAAGCCGGCCTCCACAACTTCACCAAAGCCCTTCGCTACCAATATGAAGATACCGCTCTCAAAATCTTTGAGATCATTCCTCCCCTCATCAAAACCGACATGACCAAAGGCCGTTGGGGAGATGCACCAACGCCCGACGATCTAAGCAATCAATTTTTCAAAGCCTTCGAAAAGGATCAATACGAGGTGAATATTGGAGTCGCAGGAAAACTGCGTTTGCTGCACAGGATTTTCCCTAAACGGGCGGAGAATAAGTTGAAGCATTCTTAA